In the genome of Pseudomonas putida, one region contains:
- the fliP gene encoding flagellar type III secretion system pore protein FliP (The bacterial flagellar biogenesis protein FliP forms a type III secretion system (T3SS)-type pore required for flagellar assembly.), whose product MTGALRSLLTLALLLAAPMALAADPLSIPAITLSNGADGQQEYSVSLQILLIMTALSFIPAFVILMTSFTRIIIVFSILRQALGLQQTPSNQVLTGMALFLTLFIMAPVFDRVNQDAIQPYLNEQMTAQQAIDKAQGPLKDFMLAQTRQSDLDLFMRLSKRTDIASPEQAPLTILVPAFVTSELKTAFQIGFMIFIPFLIIDMVVASVLMAMGMMMLSPLIISLPFKIMLFVLVDGWALIMGTLAGSFGGV is encoded by the coding sequence ATGACCGGCGCACTGCGCTCATTGTTGACCCTGGCGCTGCTGTTGGCTGCGCCGATGGCCCTGGCTGCCGACCCGCTGTCGATCCCGGCCATCACCTTGTCCAACGGGGCGGACGGCCAGCAGGAATATTCGGTCAGCCTGCAGATCCTGCTGATCATGACGGCGCTGAGTTTCATTCCAGCGTTCGTCATCCTGATGACCAGCTTCACCCGCATCATCATTGTCTTTTCCATCCTGCGCCAGGCCCTGGGCCTGCAGCAGACGCCCTCGAACCAGGTGCTGACCGGCATGGCGTTGTTCCTGACGCTGTTCATCATGGCGCCGGTGTTCGACCGGGTGAACCAGGACGCCATCCAGCCCTACCTGAACGAGCAGATGACCGCCCAGCAGGCCATCGACAAGGCCCAGGGGCCGCTGAAGGACTTCATGCTGGCCCAGACCCGGCAAAGTGACCTGGACCTGTTCATGCGCCTGTCCAAGCGCACCGACATCGCCAGCCCTGAGCAGGCACCATTGACCATCCTGGTGCCAGCATTCGTCACGTCTGAACTCAAGACCGCCTTCCAGATCGGCTTCATGATCTTCATCCCGTTCCTGATCATCGACATGGTGGTGGCCAGTGTATTGATGGCCATGGGCATGATGATGCTTTCACCGCTGATCATTTCGCTGCCGTTCAAGATCATGCTGTTCGTCCTGGTCGATGGCTGGGCGTTGATCATGGGTACCCTGGCCGGCAGTTTCGGTGGCGTCTGA
- the fliQ gene encoding flagellar biosynthesis protein FliQ — protein sequence MTPEVAVDIFRDALWMTTMMVAILVIPSLLVGLVVAMFQAATQINEQTLSFLPRLLVMLVTLIVIGPWLLQRFMEYFNRLYTSIPQLIG from the coding sequence ATGACACCTGAAGTCGCCGTAGACATTTTCCGCGATGCGTTATGGATGACCACCATGATGGTGGCCATCCTGGTGATCCCGAGCCTGCTGGTCGGCTTGGTGGTGGCGATGTTCCAGGCCGCCACCCAGATCAACGAACAGACCCTGAGCTTCCTGCCGCGCCTGCTGGTGATGCTGGTGACCCTGATCGTCATTGGGCCCTGGCTGTTGCAGCGCTTCATGGAGTATTTCAACCGCCTGTACACCAGCATCCCACAGCTGATCGGTTGA
- the fliR gene encoding flagellar biosynthetic protein FliR, giving the protein MLELTDTQIGTWVATFILPFFRVTAVLMTMPILGTKMLPARIRLYAALAITVVIVPGLPPLPEIDPLSLRGVLLCGEQVIVGALFGLALQMLFQAFVVAGQIIAVQMGMAFASMVDPANGVNVAVVSQFMTMLVSVLFLVMNGHLVVLEVLTESFTTLPVGSALMVNHFWEMAGRMSWVLGAGLLLVLPAITALLVVNVAFGVMTRAAPQLNIFSIGFPLTLVLGLLIFWITLADIFSHYQLLASEALQWLRELARAR; this is encoded by the coding sequence ATGCTGGAGCTGACCGACACACAGATTGGCACTTGGGTCGCCACGTTCATCCTGCCGTTTTTCAGGGTGACGGCGGTGCTGATGACCATGCCGATCCTGGGGACGAAGATGTTGCCGGCGCGCATCCGCCTCTATGCAGCGCTGGCCATCACCGTGGTGATCGTCCCGGGGCTGCCGCCCTTGCCTGAAATCGACCCGTTGAGCCTGCGCGGTGTGCTGTTGTGCGGTGAGCAGGTCATCGTCGGTGCCTTGTTCGGCCTGGCGTTGCAGATGCTGTTCCAGGCGTTCGTGGTGGCTGGGCAGATCATCGCCGTGCAGATGGGCATGGCCTTCGCTTCCATGGTGGACCCTGCCAACGGTGTCAACGTGGCTGTGGTCAGCCAGTTCATGACCATGTTGGTCAGCGTGCTGTTCCTGGTGATGAATGGCCATTTGGTGGTGCTCGAGGTGCTCACCGAAAGCTTCACCACCTTGCCGGTGGGGAGTGCCCTGATGGTCAATCATTTCTGGGAGATGGCCGGGCGCATGAGCTGGGTGCTCGGCGCCGGGCTGCTGTTGGTATTGCCCGCGATCACCGCGCTGCTGGTGGTCAACGTCGCGTTTGGCGTGATGACACGTGCTGCGCCGCAACTGAACATCTTCTCCATCGGCTTTCCGCTGACTCTCGTGCTGGGGCTGCTCATCTTCTGGATCACCTTGGCGGACATTTTTTCCCATTACCAGCTGTTGGCCAGCGAAGCGCTGCAATGGTTGCGTGAATTGGCCAGGGCGCGCTGA